A region from the Oceanidesulfovibrio marinus genome encodes:
- a CDS encoding dynamin family protein → MALLRRGTSKSLDNSGGRADAPLQERRISPRKDIKRLKEHLKRENPLLVEALESLQSLDSAARKVGLLSSDETYARYIAWWPLISVLGPYSAGKSSFLNHFLGFPLQETGSQAVDDKFTVVCYASDGKARSLPGSALDADPRFPFYKMSEELEKVEPGEGMRVDAYLQLKTCPSDKLKGMILIDSPGFDADAQRTSTLRITDYIIDLSDLVLVLFDARRPEPGAMRDTLEHLVKRTVKRKDAAKFLYILNQIDLTAREDNPEEVVGAWQRAIAQAGLTAGRFFRIYNEDCAAPIVDPALRERFQRKRDKDMAEITGRMSQVRVERAYRIVGAVKKIALEIRDAELSRLASLRARWRRGVFIRDGFFLGGLAAVVIAILILGVTSGADGGSAGWWRWLWSDWWQPSVLAALVLGAGGWLHFKARAMAGRALDAKLENEEKDPEHRHRMRTALRHNMKPWHSVLHPAPAGLKPKVVDTLNRVIEEAEGLVQKLNDTYADPTGERAMQREMQEKSGDSCG, encoded by the coding sequence ATGGCACTGCTGCGGCGCGGGACTTCGAAATCTTTGGACAATAGCGGCGGAAGGGCCGACGCTCCACTCCAGGAGCGCAGAATCAGCCCCCGCAAGGACATCAAGCGCTTGAAGGAGCACCTCAAGCGGGAAAACCCTTTGCTTGTGGAGGCGTTGGAGAGCCTGCAATCCCTTGACTCGGCCGCACGCAAGGTCGGCCTGCTCAGCTCGGACGAGACCTACGCCCGCTACATCGCGTGGTGGCCGCTCATCTCCGTGCTCGGCCCCTACTCGGCCGGCAAGTCCAGCTTTCTCAACCATTTTCTCGGCTTCCCCCTGCAGGAGACCGGCTCCCAGGCCGTGGACGACAAGTTCACCGTGGTCTGCTACGCCTCGGACGGCAAGGCGCGCAGCCTGCCCGGCTCCGCCCTGGACGCCGACCCCCGCTTCCCCTTCTACAAGATGAGCGAGGAGCTGGAGAAGGTGGAGCCTGGCGAGGGCATGCGCGTGGACGCCTACCTGCAGCTCAAGACCTGCCCTTCGGACAAGCTCAAGGGCATGATCCTCATCGACTCCCCGGGCTTTGACGCCGACGCCCAGCGCACGTCCACCCTGCGCATCACCGATTACATCATCGACCTCTCGGACCTCGTACTCGTCCTGTTCGACGCCCGCCGCCCCGAGCCCGGCGCCATGCGCGACACCCTGGAGCACCTGGTCAAACGCACCGTGAAGCGCAAGGACGCGGCCAAGTTCCTCTACATCCTCAACCAGATCGACCTCACCGCGCGCGAGGACAACCCCGAGGAAGTAGTGGGCGCATGGCAACGCGCCATCGCCCAGGCCGGCCTTACGGCCGGACGCTTCTTCCGCATCTATAACGAGGACTGCGCCGCACCCATTGTGGATCCGGCTCTGCGCGAGCGCTTCCAGCGCAAACGGGACAAGGACATGGCCGAGATCACCGGCCGCATGTCTCAGGTTCGCGTGGAGCGCGCCTACCGCATCGTGGGCGCGGTCAAGAAGATCGCCCTGGAGATTCGCGACGCCGAGCTCTCCCGGCTGGCCTCATTGCGCGCCCGCTGGCGGCGGGGGGTCTTCATCCGCGATGGCTTCTTCCTCGGCGGGCTCGCCGCGGTCGTCATAGCCATACTCATCCTGGGCGTGACCTCCGGCGCCGACGGTGGCTCGGCCGGCTGGTGGCGCTGGCTGTGGAGCGACTGGTGGCAACCCTCCGTCCTCGCGGCCCTGGTTCTGGGCGCCGGCGGCTGGCTGCACTTCAAGGCCCGCGCCATGGCCGGACGCGCCCTGGACGCGAAGCTGGAGAACGAGGAGAAGGACCCCGAGCACCGCCACCGCATGCGTACGGCCCTGCGCCACAATATGAAGCCGTGGCACAGCGTGCTGCACCCGGCTCCGGCGGGGCTCAAACCCAAGGTGGTGGACACTCTGAACCGCGTAATCGAGGAGGCCGAGGGCCTGGTGCAGAAGCTCAACGACACCTACGCCGACCCCACGGGCGAACGCGCCATGCAGCGGGAAATGCAGGAGAAAAGTGGAGATAGCTGCGGCTGA
- a CDS encoding nucleoside 2-deoxyribosyltransferase, translating to MINIYQAGPLFTQAEQDWHRKAKAAMEEALAAEGILARISWPGEFFSAEEIRAWGPMAKFHIFNRCMEDLQNAQLVVALLDGVQVDDGTAFEMGAFYTLGRGPILGIRTDFRNAGDTDDSCVNVMLECSCKTVYRSLDALTKGLVDTINEL from the coding sequence ATGATCAACATCTATCAAGCCGGCCCCCTGTTCACCCAGGCCGAGCAGGACTGGCACCGCAAGGCCAAGGCGGCCATGGAAGAGGCCCTTGCGGCCGAAGGCATTCTCGCCCGCATCTCCTGGCCCGGCGAGTTCTTCTCGGCCGAGGAGATCCGCGCCTGGGGCCCCATGGCCAAGTTCCACATCTTCAACCGCTGCATGGAGGACCTGCAGAACGCCCAGCTTGTGGTGGCCCTGCTGGACGGCGTGCAGGTGGACGACGGCACGGCCTTTGAGATGGGTGCCTTCTACACCCTGGGCCGCGGCCCCATCCTGGGCATCCGCACCGACTTCCGCAACGCCGGCGACACGGACGACTCCTGCGTCAACGTCATGCTGGAGTGCTCCTGCAAAACGGTCTACCGCTCCCTGGACGCCCTGACCAAAGGGCTTGTCGACACTATCAACGAGCTTTAA
- a CDS encoding LysE/ArgO family amino acid transporter gives MLLPFFQGFGVSGGLIVAIGAQNAYVLSQSMRRNHHLAVAGICILCEILLIGTGVAGVGTAVSANPVLLHMATWGGAAFLLWYGFGSLRSAFRGGSLATGAHQDKTLKAAIAGALAVTLLNPHAYLDTVVLLGGISGGYEGPGRYAFGAGAFTASLVWFLSLTLFGRVLAPIFKRPQAWRILDTFVGFTMWAIAATLIMD, from the coding sequence ATGCTGCTTCCATTTTTCCAGGGCTTCGGCGTCAGCGGCGGCTTGATTGTCGCCATCGGAGCGCAGAATGCCTATGTGCTGTCCCAATCCATGCGGCGCAACCACCATCTGGCCGTCGCCGGAATCTGCATCCTGTGCGAAATCCTGCTCATCGGCACAGGCGTCGCCGGGGTGGGCACGGCCGTGTCCGCCAACCCCGTGCTGCTGCATATGGCCACCTGGGGCGGCGCCGCCTTTCTGCTCTGGTACGGCTTCGGATCGCTACGCTCCGCCTTCCGGGGCGGCAGCCTTGCCACCGGCGCGCATCAGGATAAAACGCTCAAGGCCGCCATCGCAGGCGCACTGGCCGTCACGCTGCTCAACCCCCACGCCTACCTGGACACCGTGGTCCTGCTGGGCGGCATCAGCGGCGGCTACGAGGGCCCCGGCCGCTACGCCTTCGGCGCCGGAGCCTTCACGGCGTCCCTTGTCTGGTTCCTGTCCCTTACCTTGTTCGGCCGGGTTCTCGCCCCGATCTTCAAACGCCCCCAGGCTTGGCGCATCCTCGACACGTTCGTGGGTTTCACCATGTGGGCCATCGCCGCAACCCTCATCATGGACTGA
- a CDS encoding LysR family transcriptional regulator ArgP produces MLDYRLLEALALVVREQGFEKAAETMHLTQSAVSQRIKQLEEQAGQVLVRRTSPPEPTRAGREMLRHYNQVKLLENDLQTTVGLGRDSGPVSLPVAVNADSLDTWFLDAVGPFMRREKVVLDLRVDDQEQTQRMLRDGEVVGCVSVEPRPMQGCRALHLGGMRYRLLASPRFMAEWFPEGLDEEHAEKAPLLTYNRKDNLQVNLLRQAIGVYPEKAPIFYLPSTDGFTRAILSGLGYGSVPDQHSAPHLASGAMVDAAPGCNVDVQLYWHSWNIRSDILERFSTDLAANAAKYLKGQIP; encoded by the coding sequence ATGCTGGACTACAGATTGCTCGAAGCGCTGGCCCTTGTCGTCCGCGAGCAAGGGTTCGAAAAGGCGGCTGAGACCATGCACCTGACGCAATCGGCCGTATCGCAACGCATCAAGCAGCTTGAGGAGCAGGCCGGGCAGGTGCTTGTCCGGCGGACCTCCCCGCCCGAGCCGACCCGCGCAGGAAGAGAGATGCTCCGCCATTACAACCAGGTGAAGCTGTTGGAAAACGATCTCCAGACAACCGTGGGCCTGGGCCGGGACTCCGGGCCGGTCTCCCTGCCCGTGGCCGTCAACGCGGACAGCCTCGACACTTGGTTCCTCGACGCGGTCGGCCCGTTCATGCGGCGGGAAAAGGTTGTGCTGGACCTGCGCGTGGACGACCAGGAGCAAACCCAGCGCATGCTCCGGGACGGCGAGGTCGTGGGCTGCGTCAGCGTGGAGCCGCGTCCCATGCAGGGGTGCCGTGCGCTTCACCTTGGCGGAATGCGCTACCGGCTCCTCGCGTCGCCCAGGTTCATGGCCGAATGGTTTCCGGAAGGCCTGGACGAAGAACATGCGGAGAAAGCGCCGCTCCTGACTTACAACCGCAAGGACAACCTGCAGGTCAACCTGTTGCGCCAGGCTATCGGCGTGTACCCGGAAAAAGCCCCGATCTTCTATCTTCCGTCCACGGATGGCTTCACCCGCGCCATCCTCTCCGGTCTGGGCTACGGCTCGGTTCCGGACCAGCACAGCGCCCCCCACCTTGCATCCGGGGCAATGGTCGACGCGGCCCCGGGCTGCAACGTCGATGTCCAGCTGTACTGGCATTCCTGGAACATCAGGTCGGACATTCTGGAGCGCTTTAGTACGGATCTGGCGGCCAACGCCGCCAAGTATCTGAAGGGACAGATTCCATAG
- a CDS encoding PAS domain S-box protein, translating into MTNQNPPDSLSGTMTISTTAVPLLLDEHGVIRNVLGPVPGRNVQELPGVPLADLFDPAAATAVRSLLGSEQGGAGLACTLTPGGETRVLDLYRWESGYLALLRPLCEPCPDSGAAQTRYPMDNPHPVLSASVDGEIRFANPPAMALLNAMRTAEDNPHRVPSCLLPQLKDTHHTRRRRDVEMPVGNTVYMLSMVPVAGENHVHVYGLDITARIRAERALARSHEELEARVEDRTRSLTEQVQEREKAEEALRLASLIVEESPVILFRRSADEERTLLYVSKNIARFGVTAEDMLAGRVHFSNLIHPDDKERLRAEVDHHANERTSEYTQEYRILTPQGETRWVHDETRAEPDANGEICHYQGIVVDITERKKAEIALAMAKTIVERSPVVLFRRSAGTDGRLLYVSENVSRFGYSAADFMNGRTEFVDMVHPDDRERLSRDVARAAEKKLDQYYLTYRIRTASGDVRYIDDLTSVERGEDGEPRFYQGVLNDVTEKALAQKELKKSEYKYRRIVETAGEGFLLMDRDLVITDVNAAYCQMLGYTRKEILGLTPFDLATERHAAFMEANRHTLLSQEYRTFEGSVVAKDGREVPILAHGNTLNDDKGRLIGNVAFVTDLTEQKKALALAEEVQKSLQPASPFIQPGLIIASRSVASQSVGGDYLDVLTDLGLGESSIAIVVGDISGHGVDSALLMTSARAFMRMRAARGGTISEIVDDMNRSLAQDMSQSGRFMTLFFLAVEPKSGRMVWIRAGHDPALIYDIENDSFDELRGFGLPLGVEANFLYQENVQPPLPPGRLVVIGSDGIWEATNPEHEMFGKDRLRQVVRRYAADGPEAVVKNVFNEVYLFSRGVPLEDDMTLAVLQLGGVAGSN; encoded by the coding sequence GTGACGAATCAGAATCCGCCCGACTCTCTGTCCGGGACCATGACCATATCGACAACAGCCGTGCCATTGCTTCTCGATGAGCACGGCGTCATTCGCAACGTTCTGGGTCCGGTTCCGGGCAGGAATGTCCAGGAGCTGCCCGGCGTCCCTCTTGCGGACCTCTTCGACCCGGCAGCCGCCACGGCTGTCCGCTCCTTGTTGGGTTCCGAGCAGGGGGGCGCAGGCCTCGCCTGCACGCTGACTCCTGGCGGCGAAACACGCGTGCTCGACCTCTACCGCTGGGAGAGCGGCTACCTCGCCCTGCTACGGCCCCTCTGCGAGCCATGCCCGGACAGCGGCGCCGCCCAAACGCGCTACCCAATGGACAACCCCCATCCGGTGCTCAGCGCCAGCGTGGACGGCGAGATCCGTTTCGCCAACCCGCCGGCCATGGCCCTGCTCAACGCCATGCGCACGGCCGAGGACAATCCGCACCGTGTTCCCTCGTGCCTTCTGCCGCAGCTGAAAGACACACATCACACCCGCCGTCGCCGGGACGTGGAAATGCCCGTGGGCAACACCGTGTACATGCTCTCCATGGTACCTGTTGCCGGTGAAAACCATGTGCACGTCTACGGCCTGGACATCACGGCGCGCATCCGCGCCGAACGCGCTCTGGCCCGTTCGCACGAGGAGCTTGAGGCGCGCGTGGAGGACAGGACGCGGTCTCTGACCGAGCAGGTTCAGGAGCGCGAAAAGGCCGAGGAGGCGCTCAGGCTCGCATCGCTCATCGTGGAGGAGAGCCCGGTGATCCTCTTTCGGCGCAGTGCCGACGAGGAGCGAACGCTTCTCTACGTCTCCAAGAACATCGCCCGCTTCGGCGTGACGGCCGAGGACATGCTCGCGGGCCGCGTGCATTTCTCCAACCTCATCCATCCGGACGACAAGGAGCGGCTGCGCGCCGAGGTAGATCACCACGCCAACGAGCGCACTTCCGAGTACACCCAGGAGTACCGCATCCTCACACCGCAGGGCGAGACGCGCTGGGTGCACGACGAGACCAGGGCGGAACCCGACGCCAACGGAGAAATCTGCCATTACCAGGGCATCGTGGTGGACATCACGGAGCGCAAAAAGGCGGAAATCGCCCTGGCCATGGCCAAGACCATTGTGGAGCGCAGTCCGGTGGTCCTGTTCCGTCGCTCCGCCGGCACGGACGGCCGACTGCTCTATGTCTCGGAGAATGTCTCCCGCTTCGGCTACAGCGCCGCGGACTTCATGAATGGACGCACCGAATTCGTCGACATGGTGCATCCGGACGACCGGGAGCGCCTCTCCCGCGATGTGGCCCGGGCGGCCGAAAAGAAGCTCGACCAATACTACCTGACCTACCGCATCCGCACGGCCTCTGGCGATGTGCGTTACATCGACGACCTCACCTCGGTGGAACGCGGCGAGGACGGCGAACCGCGCTTCTACCAGGGCGTGCTCAACGACGTAACCGAGAAAGCCCTGGCCCAGAAAGAGCTGAAAAAAAGCGAGTACAAGTACCGCCGCATCGTGGAGACAGCCGGCGAGGGCTTCCTGCTCATGGACCGCGACCTGGTAATCACCGATGTGAACGCGGCCTACTGCCAGATGCTGGGCTACACCCGCAAGGAGATTCTCGGACTCACGCCGTTCGACCTGGCCACCGAGCGACACGCCGCGTTCATGGAGGCCAACCGCCACACCCTGCTCTCCCAGGAGTACCGCACCTTCGAGGGCTCCGTGGTGGCCAAGGACGGCCGGGAAGTGCCCATACTCGCGCACGGCAACACCCTGAACGATGACAAGGGCCGGCTCATCGGCAACGTGGCCTTTGTTACCGACCTGACCGAGCAGAAAAAGGCCCTGGCCCTGGCCGAAGAGGTCCAGAAGAGCCTCCAGCCCGCCAGCCCCTTCATCCAGCCCGGCCTGATCATCGCCAGCCGCTCCGTGGCCAGCCAGAGCGTGGGCGGCGACTACCTGGACGTGCTCACCGACCTCGGCCTGGGCGAAAGCAGCATCGCCATCGTCGTGGGCGACATCTCCGGCCATGGCGTGGACTCCGCCCTCCTGATGACCTCGGCGCGCGCCTTCATGCGCATGCGCGCCGCACGTGGCGGCACCATCAGCGAGATCGTCGATGACATGAACCGTTCCCTGGCCCAGGACATGAGCCAGTCCGGCCGCTTCATGACCCTCTTTTTCCTGGCCGTGGAGCCAAAAAGCGGGCGTATGGTCTGGATACGCGCCGGCCACGACCCGGCCCTGATCTACGACATCGAGAACGACAGCTTTGACGAACTCCGCGGCTTCGGCCTGCCCCTGGGCGTGGAGGCCAACTTCCTCTACCAGGAGAACGTGCAGCCGCCTCTGCCGCCCGGACGGCTCGTGGTCATCGGCTCCGACGGCATCTGGGAAGCCACGAACCCGGAGCACGAGATGTTCGGCAAGGACCGGCTGCGGCAGGTGGTGCGGCGCTACGCAGCGGACGGCCCGGAGGCCGTGGTCAAGAACGTCTTCAACGAGGTCTACCTGTTCTCCCGCGGCGTGCCCCTGGAGGACGACATGACCCTGGCCGTGCTGCAGCTTGGCGGTGTGGCGGGCAGCAACTGA
- a CDS encoding flavin reductase family protein: MRSLGAKPLAQPAPVWVIGTYFEDDRPNMMTAAWGGICCSDPPCVQVSLRKATATYHNIMRNKAFTVNVPSTEFMEKSDYVGMVSGKDADKFKVTGLTPQKSDLVDAPYVAEFPLVLECSLIKPVEIGLHTLFIGEIKDVKVQEQFVDGSHADMAKIKPIIFAPGSRRYYTVGDQIGQAFSSGRACMRNGE; this comes from the coding sequence ATGCGTTCTCTCGGCGCGAAGCCACTGGCCCAGCCCGCTCCGGTGTGGGTCATCGGCACGTATTTCGAAGACGACCGGCCCAATATGATGACAGCGGCGTGGGGCGGCATCTGCTGTTCCGATCCGCCATGCGTGCAGGTCTCACTGCGAAAGGCCACGGCCACCTACCACAACATCATGCGCAACAAGGCCTTTACCGTGAACGTGCCCAGCACGGAGTTCATGGAGAAAAGCGACTACGTGGGCATGGTCTCCGGCAAGGACGCCGACAAGTTCAAGGTTACCGGGCTGACGCCCCAGAAGAGCGACCTGGTGGACGCGCCGTACGTGGCCGAGTTCCCCTTGGTGCTGGAATGCAGCCTGATCAAGCCTGTGGAGATCGGCCTGCACACCCTCTTCATCGGCGAGATCAAGGACGTAAAGGTGCAGGAGCAGTTCGTGGACGGCTCCCACGCCGACATGGCCAAGATCAAACCGATCATCTTCGCCCCCGGCTCCCGTCGCTACTACACCGTAGGCGACCAGATCGGACAGGCCTTCTCCTCGGGCCGGGCGTGCATGCGCAACGGCGAGTAA